From the Candidatus Eisenbacteria bacterium genome, the window AGCCCGCGCTTCGCCTGGCGGAGCCCGTGCGGTTGATCGTGCGGGAGGAAAGCACCGTCAAGCTGCTCGCCGCGCTGGCGGTGCAGGAGGTGGACGTGGTGCTGGCCGACGCACCCGCCCCGTCCGAGGTGCGGGTGCGTGCCTTCAATCACCTGCTCGGCGAGTGCGGGGTGACGCTGTTCGCGGCCACCAAGCTGGCGCCGAAATACCGCAAGGGATTCCCGCGCGGCCTCGAGGGCGCCCCGTTCCTGCTCCCGGGCCAGACCAGCACCCTCCGGAACGCGCTCGAGCAGTGGTTCGACAAACAGCGCATTCACCCTCGCGTCGTGGCGGAGTTCGATGACAGCACGCTGATCAAGGTCTTTGGCCAGGAGGGGAGCGGCGTCTTCGCGGCGCCTTCCGCCATCGAGGCCAGTGTGTGCCGCCAGTACGACGTCGCGATCGTCGGGCGTCTAGACGAGATGCGCGAGCGGTTCTATGCCGTCTCGATCGAGCGGCGACTCAAGCATCCAGCGGTCATTGCGATCACCGAGAGCGCACGCAGTGAGTTGTTCAGCGAGCCGCCGCGAGGCCGAGTCGGCCGGGCACCGGCAAACCTTCGCAGGGGCAAGTAGAGCACCGCTCGACCCGCTCCGACAGGGCTCATCCAGCTGGGGC encodes:
- a CDS encoding LysR family transcriptional regulator, which translates into the protein CERLLLAQSTLSAQIGALEHALGEKLFERAGRKLRLTDMGQTVFGYADEIFSLGRELMGSVKGRPTGRPLRLVVGVADGVPKLIAHDLLKPALRLAEPVRLIVREESTVKLLAALAVQEVDVVLADAPAPSEVRVRAFNHLLGECGVTLFAATKLAPKYRKGFPRGLEGAPFLLPGQTSTLRNALEQWFDKQRIHPRVVAEFDDSTLIKVFGQEGSGVFAAPSAIEASVCRQYDVAIVGRLDEMRERFYAVSIERRLKHPAVIAITESARSELFSEPPRGRVGRAPANLRRGK